The DNA region TGGATGATTTACTAAAAGTGGTGGCGGAGCTTGTATAATTATGAAAGAGAAATTTTACACTTTAGCCTCTTTTGAATACCCAGCGGATGTTCAAATATTGAAAGGAAAATTAGAATCCGAAGGTATTTCCGTTTTCTTGAAAGATGAATATACGTTGAATTCTGACCCTATGATCAGCAATGCTATTGGTGGGGTGAAAGTGCAGGTATACACAGAGGATAAAGAAAAGGCAATTGAAATATATAATGAAATTAGGGCTTATGCCCTTGATGACAATGGCAATTTAATTGTGTGCCCTAACTGTAAAATGCAAAAATCAGAGGTGTATTATAACAGAAAAGGAATTTTATATAAACTTTTTCCATTTTTTGAGGAAAAAAAATACAAATGCCTACATTGTAACATGATAACAAAACCTCAATAGAATGCAGCAAATTTTTGTAACAGGAATATCCACCGAAGTAGGAAAAACTATAGCCTCCGCAATAATAGCGGAAGCCCTAGAGGCCGATTATTGGAAACCTGTACAAGCGGGTGATTTAGATAATACGGATAGTCACAAGGTAAAGTCCTTGATTTCTAATGATAAGACCGTCATACACAAAAGTAGCTACGAGCTAAAAACACCAATGAGTCCGCATGCTGCTGCAGAAAGAGATGGTGTAAAAATAGACCGACTTGATATTGTTGAACCTGAAACCGATAATTCTTTGGTCATTGAAGGTGCAGGTGGTATTTTAGTCCCTCTGAGTGAAAATGATACGGTTTTAGATATCATTATGCCCACCTATCATGTGGTGGTGGTTTCAAGACACTATTTGGGAAGTATCAACCATACGCTGCTAACCATTGGTTGGTTGCAGCAGAAAGGGTATGATGTTTCTGTGCTTTTCAGTGGGGAAGAAAATCCAGAAACCGAGAATATTATCCTTCATAAAACAGGGGTGTCGTTAATTGGCCGCATAGATGAGGAACCTTCTTTTGATAAGGCGGTCATTAAGAAATATGCGGATAAGTTTGCTTCCATCTTAAAAACACTATAATTTAAAATTAATCAATTCGTACAAGGGCCAGGTCAACTTTACTGATTGTAAAATCATAGAGAGATTCCCGTTCTTCAAGGTTTTGTTTGTTGAAAATGTAGTATCCCGGTAATTCGCACTGATCTGTTTTGGTTACAATAGCTTTCCGGGACATTTCCAAATACGCTGCGGTTTCATATAGTTTAAAGGGTGTTTGAATATGGGTGCGCAAATCTTCTTGTGAGAAAACATACAGCCGAGCTTTATTACCAATTATTTTATGAATGTCTTTTGCATAGGCCTGATGTGGTGCGCTTGAAGAAGTCATAGCCTTTAATGGTAGCGCAACATGGTCAAAAACCAATCTACAAACTACCATAAAACCAATGACAAATAAATGTTTGGTGTGTCCCTTGGTTTGATGATGATAAAGCAACACTGCAGCCAATACCAAACTGAAGAGAGGCATCGTGTATTTTAGGTGAGGTAAAATTGAAAAATAACTTATAAAGGGAACAATGAAACAAGCAATAGTTGCAATGACCATAATGATTTTAAAAAAGGTATGATAAGTCTTGTGCTTCCAATTGGTCTTGCCAAGTTCAAGAAATAATGGATAAGTAAGTAACGTTACTGCCATAGGAAAAAACATATACGTGTAGCGCATTCTTGCTCCAGGGGAAATCCAGTACACTAAAAAATTGGCAATAAATGTGATGACTAAAAAAACCAAGTAAGGTTGAGCCTTAATGTTTTGTATTTGTTCCTTTTTCCAAATAAATAATAGGAATAGGGTAGCCGGAAAAATTACTGCTACAAAGTTCAAAGGAAAGAAGATAAGATGAGTTGCGAGTCCGCTAAATCGGTCGCTTAATAAGGTCCGCTGGTGAGTCAGTCCCCACATTTCAGAAAGGTAATGCTCTAAGTTTTCAAAACTCCCATAGACGTAAAAATAGAAATATACGGCCGCGGCACATAGCGTGAGACTAAAAAGATGCGGCCAAGATAAAAGTAGTTTTAAATCTTTCTTATAAAGCAGATAGCTAACTAGCGTGATTATAGTAAAGGCAAAAGAAGCAAAGCCTTTGGTTAAAAAAGCAAGGGTAATAAAAAAATAGGCGCATCCGAACAATAGGAGGAAACGTTTTTGTTGGTAAAAATGATAAATACTGTAAAGACTCAAAACGACCAATAGGGAATAGAAAATATCGATTTCAGCTGTTACACAGAAGTAGAAATAAAGGTCTGCACAAACCAAATAGTAGAATGCGCTAAGAATGCCGAATTTTAGGTTGATATATTTTCGTCCCATGTAAAACGTTAGAATACCGGTCAGTAAAAATGAAAATGCCGAGGGAAACCGAAGCGCAAAAGTGTTATAGCCAAAAATTTTCATGCTTCCGGCTAACACAATATTCCAAAGTGGTGGATGGTCGTAAAAAGTTTCGTTCAGAATGGTGGTGACTACAAAATTGTTGTTGAACAACATTTCCAATGCTACTAATGCTCGGCGGGGTTCTTCGGTGTGTAGAGGGGCTAGATGCAGATTGTAAAAAAGGGATATCGTATAAAAAATGAAAATTAAAAATGATAGCCAGTATAGATTTTTGGTATGGGTCGGTTGTAAAAATCCGGTATCAAAAAACTTCATGTTTCTTAGATTTTTCTGCACTAAAGATCATCAAAATACTTTATAAAAAAAGTTTTAATTCATCATCTTTGTACTATGAAGAATGAAATTGAGACAGAAACATTAGCATCTGAAAGTCTATCCGTTAGGGATAAAAAACACCTATGGCACCCCTTAACTCAGCATAAACTACATCCTGAAATGTTAGGAATCGTTAGTGCAAAAGGTGCTGTTTTGTACGATGAAAACGGAAAGGAATATATAGACGGCATCGCTTCGTGGTATACGAGCGCCTATGGCCATTGTAATGAGTATATTACGGAGAAGGTCTATGCGCAGATGCAAAAACTAGATCAGGTGGTATTTAGTGGGTTTACGCATGAGCCCGCTATAGAATTATCCGAAGAACTTATAAAATTGCTTCCGGAGAATCAAGAAAAATTATTTTTTTCGGATAATGGTTCAACGGCTACTGAAATCGGTATTAAAATGGCATTGCAATTCCATTTCAATCAAGGCCGAAAACGTAAAACGATGCTGGCTTTTGAAGAAGGGTTTCATGGTGATACATTTGGGGCCATGTCTGTTTCTGGACTATCGGTTTACAACGGGCCTTTTGCTGAATTTTTTATTGACGTAGAACGTGTAGATGTTCCTACGGATGAAAATATAGAGGCAGTTCTATCTAAGTTGGAAAAGAGGTTGCAACAAAACGATATTGCCGGATTCATTTATGAGCCTTTAGTACAAGGTGCTGCTGCCATGAAAATGCACACAGCCGATAATTTGAATCGTATTTTGAAACTCTTGAAAAAGCACGGAGTTCTTACCATTGCCGATGAGGTTATGACGGGCTTCGGTAAAACCGGAAAACCTTTTGCATCGGAATATATTGAGACAAAACCAGATGTCATTTGCATGTCAAAAGCATTGACGGCAGGTTTGGTGCCTATGGCAATTACCAGCTGTTCACAAGAAGTGTACAATGCTTTTTATAGTGATGATATGGCAAAAGGGCTCTTTCATGGGCATACTTACACGGCAAATCCGCTGGCATGCACTGCAGCTATAGCCGGTCTGGAGCTGTTGCAATCTGAAGAAATTCAAGTAGGCATCAAAAGAATTATCGGTTCTCACCAAAAATTCAATACTAGAATAAAGAATCATCCAAAAGTAGCACGTACAAGACAATGTGGAATTATTTTTGCGTTGGATTTGAATGTAAAAATGGAACGTTATGGGAATTTACGCGACCAAATGTTCAAGCATTTCATGGATAATGGCGTATTTTTGCGCCCCCTTGGTAGTACTATTTATATTTCTGCCCCTTATGTAATCACAGATGGGCAACTGCAAAAAATATATACTACCATTGAAGATTTACTGAATAGTATTTAAATCCGCAGTTTGAAAGAACCGATATCCATTACCGCAATAGGCTCAATTTCCCCGTTGGGAAAAACTTCTGAAGAAACATGGCAAAACTACCTTAAAGATGTTCACTTTTTTGAGCAGAAGGCTTTTGGAGATGACAAGGAATGGGCGGCCCCATTGTCCAAAGATTCAAAAAAAGAAATTGAAGAGCTCAAAAATTCCGATAATAAATATAAAAGTCTTGATGATTCTGTTTTGTATGCGCTTTACGCTTCGCGTGATGCTATAGCTAAAGCTGGATGGAAGGAAGGTGATGATTTTGGAATAAATATTGGGTCATCAAGAGGGGCAACGGCACTCTTTGAAAAATACCATCAAGAGTTTCTTGAAAATAACCGAACGGCAACACTTTCGTCGCCCACCACAACCTTGGGAAATATTTCCTCATGGGTGGCACATGATTTAAAAACAAAGGGTCCTGAAATTTCACATTCTATTACGTGTTCTACGGCACTCCATTCGGTTTTAAACGGCGTAGCGTGGATTCGTAGTGGTATGGCCAATAAATTCCTAGTGGGTGGTAGCGAGGCAGCTTTAACCCCCTTCACTATTGCTCAAATGAAGGCGCTAAAGATTTATTCCCAATTTAAAGCAGGAGATTCTCCCGAACCAAATAAAATTGGTTTTCCTAGTCGTGCTTTAGATTTTGAAAAGGAAAAAAGCACTATGATTCTTGGAGAAGGCGCCTCTGTAATGTGTTTGGAGAAAGGAGTGAGCGAAAATACCTTGGCCGTTATTGAGGGTGTTGGTTATGCTACAGAACCTTTACGCCATAATATTTCTATTTCAACGGATGCGGAGTGTTTTCAGGGTTCCATGAAAATGGCTTTAGGTGAAATAGATCCTGATGAGGTTGATGCAATTGTGATGCATGCGCCGGGTACAATTAAAGGTGATATATCTGAGTATAAGGCAATTGAAAAAGTTTTTTGTAACAAGTTACCTTTTCTTACTACAAATAAATGGAAAGTAGGGCATACTTTTGGAGCTTCGGGAGCGTTAAGCATAGAATTAGCGGTCTTGATGTTGCAGCACCAACAGATAGTAAAAGTACCTTTCATTACTTATTCGTCTACACCGGATAAACTCAACAAAGTCCTGGTAAATGCAGTTGGTTTTGGGGGTAATGCAGTTTCAATTTTGTTGTCTCGTAACGTATAGTCCGCTTTCGAATTAGTTTAAGGTAAGATTATTCTTATCTTTAGTCACCAACCTAACTTTGCTACTTATGGAACTAGGGTTCGAAATGATGACGTTATTTGAGAAAATCTATTGGGTTACTGCTGTGGTGGGATCCATAGTTCTCATAATTCTTTTGCTTCTGACCTTTATTGGAGGTGAGATGGATGATATTGACGGTGACGTTGATACTGAAATAGATGCGGATACCGGTATTGAATTTCAATTTTTATCTTTCAAAAATCTTGTCGGCTTTTTTACCATTTTCGGGTGGTCCGGTATTGCTTGTTTAGATGCCGGAATGTCAAAAGGAGTAACCGTTTTTATATCGCTGGTTTGTGGTTTACTGATGATGTTCACCATGGCTTCTCTTTTTTATTATCTAGGAAAGTTGCAGAGCAGCGGTACTTTAAAACTCAAAAATGCTCTAAATCAAGTTGGAGAAGTATACCTGACTATTGGTGCCAATCGTAAGAGCATCGGTAAAGTGAGTATAAATGTGCAAGGTACGCTACGTGAATTGGAAGCGCTTACCAATGCCAATATAGACCTTGTACAAGGCAATGTGGTTATCGTAAAGGAAGTAACCGCAAACGGAATTTTAATTGTTGAACCCCTAAATAAATAACCAAATGTTACTAGTACCCCTACAGTTAGCGGGAAGCGCCTCGTTGCTCGCCATTGGCTTTGCCATTCTTTTCTTTTTTATCATAATCATATCGTTTATCAGGCGGTACAAGCGTTGTCCTTCAGACCGTATTCTTGTGGTTTATGGTAAAGTTGGTAGCGGAAACTCGGCCCGTTGTATCCATGGTGGAGCATCCTTTATATGGCCTGTAATTCAAGATTACGAGTATCTAGATCTAACACCTATTTCTATAGAGGTAAATCTGGTCAATGCGTTAAGTAAGCAGAACATTCGTGTAAATGTGCCTTCTCGTTTTACTATTGGTATTTCTACAGAGCCTGGCATTATGCAAAATGCAGCCGAACGTCTTTTAGGTCAAGGTTTGGAGCAGATCCAAGAACTTGCAAAAGAAATTATATTCGGACAACTTCGTTTGGTTGTTGCGTCTATGGATATTGAAGAAATTAACAACGACAGAGATAAGTTTCTAACGAACATTTCCAACAGTGTAGAGTCGGAATTAAAGAAAGTAGGTCTAAAATTGATCAACGTAAACATTACGGATATTGTTGATGAGTCCGGGTATATAGAAGCTTTAGGTAAAGAAGCGGCAGCACACGCAATAAATGCGGCAAGAAAATCTGTTGCCGAGAAAACTAGAGATGGTTCTATTGGTGAGGCGAACGCCGTTCAAGATGAGCGTACGCAAGTTGCAGCGGCAAATGCCCAAGCGGTAGAAGGGGAAAATGTTGCAAAGATTAATGTAGCCAATTCGGATTCGTTACGTCGTCAAAGAGAGGCGGAAGCAGAAAGAACGGCAATTGCAGCAGAAAAAGTACAAGCGGCAAAAGCTTTGGAAGAGTCCTATGCGGCTGAGAAAGATGCGGAAATTGCGAGAGCGGAGCGGGTTCGTAGTTCGCAAATGGCAGATATTGTTGTGCCTGCGGAAATAGACAAGAAAAAAGTTGAAATTGATGCCGAAGCGGAAGCGGAAATGATTCGTAGAAGGGCAAAAGGGGAAGCCGATGCGATATTGTTTAAAGCCCAAGCGGAAGCTAAAGGTCTGTTTGAAATATTAACGAAACAGGCGCAAGGTTTAGATGAGATCGTAAAAGCTGCGGG from Zobellia alginiliquefaciens includes:
- the bioA gene encoding adenosylmethionine--8-amino-7-oxononanoate transaminase codes for the protein MKNEIETETLASESLSVRDKKHLWHPLTQHKLHPEMLGIVSAKGAVLYDENGKEYIDGIASWYTSAYGHCNEYITEKVYAQMQKLDQVVFSGFTHEPAIELSEELIKLLPENQEKLFFSDNGSTATEIGIKMALQFHFNQGRKRKTMLAFEEGFHGDTFGAMSVSGLSVYNGPFAEFFIDVERVDVPTDENIEAVLSKLEKRLQQNDIAGFIYEPLVQGAAAMKMHTADNLNRILKLLKKHGVLTIADEVMTGFGKTGKPFASEYIETKPDVICMSKALTAGLVPMAITSCSQEVYNAFYSDDMAKGLFHGHTYTANPLACTAAIAGLELLQSEEIQVGIKRIIGSHQKFNTRIKNHPKVARTRQCGIIFALDLNVKMERYGNLRDQMFKHFMDNGVFLRPLGSTIYISAPYVITDGQLQKIYTTIEDLLNSI
- the bioD gene encoding dethiobiotin synthase — its product is MQQIFVTGISTEVGKTIASAIIAEALEADYWKPVQAGDLDNTDSHKVKSLISNDKTVIHKSSYELKTPMSPHAAAERDGVKIDRLDIVEPETDNSLVIEGAGGILVPLSENDTVLDIIMPTYHVVVVSRHYLGSINHTLLTIGWLQQKGYDVSVLFSGEENPETENIILHKTGVSLIGRIDEEPSFDKAVIKKYADKFASILKTL
- a CDS encoding flotillin family protein produces the protein MLLVPLQLAGSASLLAIGFAILFFFIIIISFIRRYKRCPSDRILVVYGKVGSGNSARCIHGGASFIWPVIQDYEYLDLTPISIEVNLVNALSKQNIRVNVPSRFTIGISTEPGIMQNAAERLLGQGLEQIQELAKEIIFGQLRLVVASMDIEEINNDRDKFLTNISNSVESELKKVGLKLINVNITDIVDESGYIEALGKEAAAHAINAARKSVAEKTRDGSIGEANAVQDERTQVAAANAQAVEGENVAKINVANSDSLRRQREAEAERTAIAAEKVQAAKALEESYAAEKDAEIARAERVRSSQMADIVVPAEIDKKKVEIDAEAEAEMIRRRAKGEADAILFKAQAEAKGLFEILTKQAQGLDEIVKAAGNNPKDAVLLLVADKLPELVKTQAEAIKNIKIDKVTVWDSGAKTADGKGSTANFISGMYKSVPPLQEMFNMAGMQLPEYLKGKDIPDGEVPGDGKTVDSEKKNDSE
- a CDS encoding ArnT family glycosyltransferase is translated as MKFFDTGFLQPTHTKNLYWLSFLIFIFYTISLFYNLHLAPLHTEEPRRALVALEMLFNNNFVVTTILNETFYDHPPLWNIVLAGSMKIFGYNTFALRFPSAFSFLLTGILTFYMGRKYINLKFGILSAFYYLVCADLYFYFCVTAEIDIFYSLLVVLSLYSIYHFYQQKRFLLLFGCAYFFITLAFLTKGFASFAFTIITLVSYLLYKKDLKLLLSWPHLFSLTLCAAAVYFYFYVYGSFENLEHYLSEMWGLTHQRTLLSDRFSGLATHLIFFPLNFVAVIFPATLFLLFIWKKEQIQNIKAQPYLVFLVITFIANFLVYWISPGARMRYTYMFFPMAVTLLTYPLFLELGKTNWKHKTYHTFFKIIMVIATIACFIVPFISYFSILPHLKYTMPLFSLVLAAVLLYHHQTKGHTKHLFVIGFMVVCRLVFDHVALPLKAMTSSSAPHQAYAKDIHKIIGNKARLYVFSQEDLRTHIQTPFKLYETAAYLEMSRKAIVTKTDQCELPGYYIFNKQNLEERESLYDFTISKVDLALVRID
- a CDS encoding DUF2007 domain-containing protein, giving the protein MKEKFYTLASFEYPADVQILKGKLESEGISVFLKDEYTLNSDPMISNAIGGVKVQVYTEDKEKAIEIYNEIRAYALDDNGNLIVCPNCKMQKSEVYYNRKGILYKLFPFFEEKKYKCLHCNMITKPQ
- a CDS encoding beta-ketoacyl synthase N-terminal-like domain-containing protein: MKEPISITAIGSISPLGKTSEETWQNYLKDVHFFEQKAFGDDKEWAAPLSKDSKKEIEELKNSDNKYKSLDDSVLYALYASRDAIAKAGWKEGDDFGINIGSSRGATALFEKYHQEFLENNRTATLSSPTTTLGNISSWVAHDLKTKGPEISHSITCSTALHSVLNGVAWIRSGMANKFLVGGSEAALTPFTIAQMKALKIYSQFKAGDSPEPNKIGFPSRALDFEKEKSTMILGEGASVMCLEKGVSENTLAVIEGVGYATEPLRHNISISTDAECFQGSMKMALGEIDPDEVDAIVMHAPGTIKGDISEYKAIEKVFCNKLPFLTTNKWKVGHTFGASGALSIELAVLMLQHQQIVKVPFITYSSTPDKLNKVLVNAVGFGGNAVSILLSRNV